A region of Veillonellaceae bacterium DNA encodes the following proteins:
- a CDS encoding YfhO family protein, protein MISFALTAFICLVAFAFLKEAPFGNSTLAASDAFIQYMDFMAFFKDVLSGNQSLVYTMTKGLGGSAIGIFSYYLASPSELLLLFFSKDQVPVSCNLSAVLKMGMASLTMTWFLQERFHERIPIIPLFGLSIGYGLMHYNLYQTWSAMWLDGVYMLPLMMLGVYRTVHFGAISMLSVSTALSILFNWYTGGINCLFSGFWFLVEEMLLHVQRGRTKKEFLHSAARYVFGMVTGILISSILFLPTIWQLREGIGGSFDWNRISLGFQGDILASLGAYYMGINSAVIPNLNYMSLFCGSLAVSGALALFTVKELKRKYKILAFLMIAFAFLMFHWQILFWLFSLMKEPMGFMPRYSYLGCFILIFLSGSYFSSWGKWKFGRKALLICLLFPLSQILIEQVRPAQYPELFKFSILFLILIPIVLYEISRSDKDPAKRKLMIGVLACLLIWEMGQSVCVFLSTRGGSSLYAYESYDNQQRNQIQGLKDYDKGIYRINQVTNKGDINKESSETEKFEGISFNEAMNFNYWGMQEYTSLMKMSQFHILSNMGYYGITGRYNVFHTPILPTDSFFGVKYILSPTPVEGLVPAPVPGVANGKAVYENSYALPLAFVYHENHLAIPKETNNPFTYTNAIYSKLMGHTVSIYTPVVFTENSENSHEIYKINDRLNPLYVYLVWNRSHTYISINGEHDQVLRDSGMFYIPATGSQTRAIDVDLSDDIRMKQALFYETDLSALKEISREINQRAAKNITIKDGEISGTVEGREGDILFLSIPYEKGWTVMRNEKEISPDIFAGCMMNIPLEDGKNHIQMTYHIPGLTEGVALTLIGIIFLVGNQYKKRKF, encoded by the coding sequence ATGATTTCTTTTGCCTTAACCGCTTTTATATGTTTAGTCGCATTCGCCTTTTTGAAAGAAGCTCCGTTTGGAAACAGTACTCTTGCTGCCAGCGACGCATTTATTCAATATATGGACTTCATGGCATTCTTTAAGGATGTATTATCTGGGAATCAGTCTTTGGTTTATACCATGACAAAAGGTCTCGGCGGATCTGCCATTGGCATATTTTCCTATTATTTAGCATCACCTTCTGAACTGTTGCTGCTATTTTTTTCAAAAGATCAAGTGCCAGTTTCCTGTAATCTGTCAGCTGTTCTTAAAATGGGGATGGCTTCATTAACGATGACATGGTTCCTTCAGGAAAGATTCCATGAAAGAATTCCCATCATTCCTTTGTTTGGTCTCTCTATTGGCTACGGCCTTATGCACTACAATCTGTACCAGACCTGGAGCGCTATGTGGCTGGATGGGGTATACATGCTGCCCCTTATGATGCTTGGCGTATATAGAACTGTGCATTTTGGGGCTATTAGCATGCTTTCCGTCAGTACTGCGCTTTCAATTCTGTTTAATTGGTATACAGGAGGAATTAACTGTCTCTTCAGTGGTTTCTGGTTTCTGGTAGAAGAGATGCTGCTGCATGTCCAGCGTGGCAGAACAAAGAAAGAATTTTTACATAGTGCGGCAAGGTATGTCTTTGGTATGGTGACAGGGATTCTAATCAGCTCTATCCTTTTCCTTCCTACGATATGGCAGCTTCGCGAAGGGATCGGAGGATCCTTTGACTGGAATCGAATTTCATTAGGATTTCAAGGAGATATATTAGCCTCTCTTGGTGCTTATTATATGGGAATTAATTCTGCTGTGATTCCTAACTTAAACTATATGTCTCTATTCTGCGGGAGTCTGGCTGTCTCTGGTGCTCTTGCACTTTTTACGGTGAAAGAACTCAAAAGGAAATATAAGATTTTAGCCTTCCTGATGATTGCCTTTGCCTTTCTTATGTTTCATTGGCAAATTTTATTTTGGCTGTTTTCCTTAATGAAAGAGCCGATGGGATTCATGCCCAGGTACTCTTATTTGGGCTGCTTTATATTGATTTTTCTTTCCGGAAGTTACTTTTCCTCATGGGGGAAATGGAAATTTGGAAGGAAGGCTCTTCTTATTTGCCTGCTTTTCCCTTTGTCCCAGATACTGATCGAACAGGTGAGGCCGGCTCAATATCCGGAGTTATTCAAGTTTAGCATTCTGTTTTTGATTCTTATTCCTATCGTTCTTTACGAAATCAGCAGATCAGACAAGGATCCTGCCAAACGAAAACTTATGATCGGAGTACTGGCTTGTCTTTTGATTTGGGAAATGGGGCAGTCAGTCTGCGTATTTCTTTCTACGCGGGGAGGTTCAAGTCTCTATGCTTATGAATCTTATGATAATCAGCAAAGAAATCAAATACAGGGACTTAAAGACTATGATAAAGGCATTTACCGCATCAATCAGGTAACCAATAAAGGGGATATAAATAAAGAAAGCAGCGAGACGGAAAAATTTGAAGGAATAAGCTTTAATGAAGCGATGAACTTCAACTATTGGGGCATGCAGGAATATACCTCCCTGATGAAAATGTCACAGTTCCATATTCTATCAAATATGGGATATTATGGGATTACAGGGCGTTACAATGTATTCCATACCCCAATACTTCCCACCGATTCATTTTTCGGAGTAAAATATATATTATCACCAACTCCTGTCGAAGGATTAGTTCCTGCGCCAGTACCTGGCGTTGCAAATGGGAAGGCAGTATATGAAAATTCATATGCACTGCCATTGGCTTTCGTCTATCATGAGAATCATCTGGCAATTCCGAAGGAGACCAATAATCCATTTACGTATACAAATGCAATTTATAGTAAATTAATGGGGCATACTGTATCAATTTACACTCCAGTGGTATTTACTGAAAACAGTGAAAATAGTCATGAAATTTACAAAATCAATGATAGATTGAACCCTCTCTATGTCTATCTTGTCTGGAATAGGTCTCACACCTATATATCTATCAATGGTGAGCATGATCAAGTTTTACGCGATTCAGGGATGTTCTATATTCCTGCGACGGGCAGTCAGACTCGTGCAATCGATGTAGACCTTTCGGATGATATCCGGATGAAACAAGCACTTTTCTATGAAACGGATCTTTCAGCGTTGAAAGAAATCTCTCGTGAAATCAATCAAAGAGCTGCTAAAAATATTACGATTAAAGATGGAGAAATCAGTGGTACTGTAGAAGGCAGAGAAGGGGATATCCTTTTCCTATCAATCCCTTATGAAAAAGGATGGACGGTCATGAGGAATGAAAAAGAAATTTCTCCGGATATCTTTGCCGGATGCATGATGAATATTCCGCTGGAAGACGGGAAAAATCACATCCAAATGACATACCACATTCCAGGGCTGACAGAAGGGGTGGCTTTGACACTCATTGGAATTATTTTTTTAGTTGGAAATCAATACAAAAAGAGAAAATTTTAA
- the larA gene encoding nickel-dependent lactate racemase, with protein sequence MEFKIKYFKDYVPFHVGDEHHPIELNPRECPAVESEEAEVRRALENPIDSPKLREIVHPGEKIVIVTSDVTRPMPSWVVVPCVLDELEKAGVEDKDVTVVFGLGSHRKQTEEEKKRLVGEDVYNRVKCIDSDPDDVEHMGYCKNGTPVDIFRTVADADRRILLGNVEYHYFAGYSGGMKAIMPGVSSRAAIQANHKNMISPDSYAGHLDGNPVRDDIEEVYDFCPVDFIVNVALDDHKKIAFAAAGHHVTAHREACKFLDSIYKIKIDKPADVVIVSTGGYPKDINLYQAQKSIDNVKHAVREGGIMVLAASCKEGYGSDVFGRWIQQYDTPDERIAAIHEHFELGGHKSAALALVQKKCDIYMVTDMDDAMVTKANMTPFHDLQEAVDAALNRMGKDCSVYVVPIGGSTLPMED encoded by the coding sequence ACGTACCATTTCATGTGGGTGATGAACATCATCCCATCGAATTGAATCCTAGAGAATGTCCGGCTGTAGAGTCCGAGGAAGCTGAAGTCAGAAGAGCATTGGAAAATCCGATTGACTCTCCGAAGCTTCGTGAAATTGTTCATCCGGGTGAAAAGATTGTCATCGTGACAAGCGACGTGACACGCCCGATGCCGTCCTGGGTCGTTGTGCCATGCGTCCTGGATGAACTGGAAAAAGCAGGTGTCGAAGACAAGGACGTCACTGTTGTTTTCGGACTTGGTTCCCACAGAAAGCAGACTGAAGAAGAAAAGAAACGCCTTGTTGGCGAAGATGTGTACAACCGCGTCAAATGCATTGACAGTGATCCCGATGATGTGGAACACATGGGATACTGCAAGAACGGAACTCCGGTCGATATCTTCAGGACAGTCGCTGATGCAGACCGCCGTATCCTTCTTGGCAATGTCGAATACCATTACTTTGCAGGCTACAGCGGCGGCATGAAAGCCATCATGCCAGGCGTATCCTCCAGAGCTGCCATTCAGGCAAACCATAAGAACATGATCAGCCCGGATTCCTACGCAGGCCATCTGGATGGAAATCCGGTCCGCGATGATATCGAAGAAGTCTATGACTTCTGCCCAGTTGATTTCATCGTAAACGTAGCCCTCGATGATCATAAGAAAATCGCCTTTGCAGCTGCAGGTCATCATGTTACAGCACACCGCGAAGCATGCAAATTTCTCGACAGCATCTACAAGATCAAAATCGACAAGCCGGCTGATGTCGTCATCGTTTCCACCGGCGGCTACCCGAAGGATATCAACCTGTATCAGGCCCAGAAATCCATCGACAACGTCAAACACGCAGTCCGCGAAGGCGGCATCATGGTTCTCGCCGCTTCCTGCAAAGAAGGATACGGCAGCGACGTATTCGGCCGTTGGATCCAGCAGTATGATACACCGGATGAAAGAATCGCAGCCATTCATGAACACTTCGAACTCGGCGGCCACAAATCCGCGGCTCTTGCCCTGGTACAGAAGAAATGCGACATTTACATGGTGACAGATATGGATGATGCTATGGTAACAAAAGCCAATATGACACCATTCCATGATCTGCAGGAAGCTGTCGATGCAGCACTGAACCGCATGGGCAAAGACTGCAGCGTCTACGTCGTACCGATCGGCGGATCCACACTTCCCATGGAAGACTAA
- a CDS encoding MATE family efflux transporter — protein MMPASEMYKSRWTVFSMSVPIFVETTLQMMVPNVDQFMLSHYSQDSVAAVGNDNVIFNLVILTLAVLSQAATILIAHYRGAGNLSKVSEE, from the coding sequence ATGATGCCAGCTAGTGAAATGTATAAGAGCCGCTGGACGGTATTTTCCATGTCGGTTCCTATTTTTGTAGAAACAACGCTTCAAATGATGGTGCCCAACGTGGATCAGTTCATGCTGAGTCATTATTCGCAGGATTCCGTGGCAGCCGTAGGCAATGATAATGTCATATTTAATTTAGTTATCCTGACACTCGCAGTCCTTTCGCAGGCTGCGACAATTTTAATTGCACATTACAGGGGCGCCGGAAATCTTTCCAAGGTCAGTGAAGAGTGA
- a CDS encoding MATE family efflux transporter — MISAALFIFDDFFLNVLGMPDEIRADASLYLRWIGIFIFIQSMYMAFISFLRGFSQLKLTMLCSLVMNIFNIGGNMLLIHGWGPIPSLGVAGVCISTNISKFIGFFLILYLFHKYTPARFSMSYLRPFPWKTFHKILYLGVPSAGETFSYQFSQAMIMKFVNLFGVVVITTKVYCYIIAMVSYVYSQSLAMATQILVGYFKGAGDNGEVDRRVKFTISVAMLLSGTISTLLYLNSYSVLSIFTSDPEVLSLGKTILFIEIFLEIGRAVNMSMVMALNAAGDVRAPVTIGIIFMWSVATFGSWLLGVHWGWGLAGIWIAMAADECTRGLVFFWRWHQGVWRKRFA, encoded by the coding sequence GTGATCAGTGCCGCGCTTTTCATCTTTGATGATTTCTTCTTGAATGTTTTGGGAATGCCGGATGAAATACGTGCTGATGCTTCTCTTTATTTACGATGGATTGGCATATTTATTTTCATCCAGAGCATGTACATGGCTTTTATTTCCTTTCTCAGAGGGTTTTCCCAGCTTAAACTGACGATGCTCTGCTCCCTGGTCATGAATATATTCAATATCGGTGGCAATATGCTTCTGATCCATGGCTGGGGTCCGATTCCGTCCCTGGGTGTGGCCGGTGTCTGCATATCAACGAATATTTCTAAGTTTATCGGTTTCTTTTTGATTCTTTACTTATTTCACAAGTACACGCCTGCCAGATTTTCCATGTCTTATTTAAGACCGTTCCCATGGAAAACATTCCATAAGATTCTTTATCTGGGTGTACCTTCAGCAGGAGAAACATTCTCGTACCAATTTTCCCAGGCCATGATTATGAAGTTTGTCAATCTTTTTGGCGTCGTTGTTATTACGACAAAAGTTTACTGCTATATCATAGCAATGGTCAGTTATGTGTATTCCCAGTCGCTTGCGATGGCGACGCAGATTCTGGTCGGCTATTTCAAAGGGGCAGGGGATAATGGAGAAGTGGACAGACGTGTGAAATTTACCATTTCAGTGGCAATGCTTCTTTCCGGAACCATATCAACACTGCTTTATCTGAATTCATACTCTGTTTTATCCATATTTACCAGTGATCCGGAAGTTCTCTCTTTGGGAAAGACCATTCTTTTCATTGAAATATTCCTTGAAATCGGCCGTGCAGTCAATATGAGCATGGTTATGGCACTTAATGCAGCTGGCGATGTCAGGGCGCCTGTAACCATAGGTATCATTTTCATGTGGTCTGTCGCTACATTCGGATCCTGGCTCCTGGGTGTCCATTGGGGATGGGGCCTGGCAGGAATCTGGATTGCCATGGCAGCAGATGAATGCACGAGAGGCCTTGTCTTCTTCTGGCGCTGGCACCAGGGTGTGTGGAGGAAGCGCTTTGCCTGA
- a CDS encoding acyltransferase family protein, whose amino-acid sequence MTLIETIFYIDKKRIEWVDIAKGIAIILVIIGHTVPVNSIPFYVIFSFHMPLFFLLAGYVFKTAETKQDLYKHLIKNLKHLIIPSLVFTIITSIIYHHIMYNNTSNNTSLLNEAAFHSERFLWGSGISVNGHPPLGMIWFLISLFWARAIIDILHLVFSHRQAGYLCLSLGILGIALGLNGIWLPQNMDVTFVAVLFIYLGMLWKRNTELLEKKKFSILIISIIVWITCIHFHFYSNMAWRHYPTTWLMITESVCGSYVFCYICKLIESICFIRIPMQMLGIHSLCIFFFHSGDSYFVPIWTSTNIEQAIFNRIIYALTLSILFLIVRSLIKMVNSRKNPAVLSQENQS is encoded by the coding sequence ATGACTTTAATAGAAACCATATTCTATATTGATAAAAAGCGAATAGAATGGGTAGACATAGCCAAGGGAATCGCTATCATTCTTGTTATTATCGGACATACGGTGCCAGTGAATAGTATTCCTTTTTATGTTATTTTTTCTTTTCATATGCCACTTTTTTTCTTATTAGCAGGATATGTATTCAAAACAGCAGAGACGAAACAGGATTTGTACAAGCACCTCATCAAAAACCTGAAACACCTTATCATTCCAAGTTTAGTTTTTACAATAATCACGTCTATTATTTATCATCATATTATGTATAATAATACCTCTAACAATACCTCTCTACTTAATGAGGCTGCTTTTCATTCAGAACGCTTTTTGTGGGGATCTGGTATTTCCGTAAACGGGCACCCCCCACTTGGTATGATATGGTTTTTGATTTCTCTCTTTTGGGCAAGGGCAATCATTGATATCCTTCATTTAGTATTTTCACACAGACAAGCCGGATATCTCTGCTTATCTCTAGGCATTTTAGGAATAGCACTTGGTTTAAACGGTATATGGCTTCCGCAAAATATGGATGTAACTTTTGTTGCTGTCCTATTCATTTATTTAGGAATGCTTTGGAAGAGAAATACAGAGTTACTTGAAAAAAAGAAATTTTCGATTCTTATCATATCCATCATCGTTTGGATTACCTGCATTCACTTCCATTTTTATAGTAACATGGCTTGGCGCCATTACCCCACTACATGGCTAATGATAACTGAATCTGTTTGTGGATCCTACGTATTTTGTTATATTTGCAAACTCATTGAATCCATCTGCTTTATTCGAATTCCAATGCAAATGTTGGGTATACATTCACTTTGCATCTTTTTCTTTCACAGTGGGGACAGCTATTTTGTTCCTATCTGGACATCCACAAATATCGAACAAGCAATTTTTAACAGAATCATATATGCACTCACATTATCAATACTATTTCTTATCGTCAGGTCACTTATAAAAATGGTAAATTCAAGAAAGAATCCTGCCGTATTATCCCAGGAAAATCAATCTTAA